The following proteins are co-located in the Echinicola sp. 20G genome:
- a CDS encoding PorP/SprF family type IX secretion system membrane protein, whose product MKKALLTIWITFILLSTGLAQDFQYSQFYAAPLYLNPAMTGATELSRAGANYRKQWPGLSNDFTAYSAYFDHYSYDLKSGFGVAINSFQESNMKIKTSDISFFYSYKLQLAEDWVFRFGGQAAIVQRSAVLDNLVFGDQIDIFAQNINPVTLDDVPDFEPYNYLDLSFGALVHNEYFFLGAAAHHINQPGLSFYPDESLGTLPVKWGGHGGINFPLGANDYFGSKFDNQATVMASYKQQGPFKQLDIGTQLLYGSVIGGLSYRGIPGTRGNANHDSLIFLLGTKLESGIVIGYSYDFMLSNIGSQTKGAHEISLRYLFLWGNPRDRNRRSRINDCFYYMM is encoded by the coding sequence ATGAAAAAAGCACTTCTGACCATATGGATTACTTTTATACTGCTTAGCACCGGCTTAGCTCAGGATTTTCAATATTCTCAGTTTTATGCCGCACCACTGTACCTCAATCCTGCCATGACCGGAGCCACAGAATTATCCCGAGCAGGAGCCAACTATCGCAAACAATGGCCTGGACTTTCCAATGATTTCACCGCGTATTCTGCTTACTTCGACCATTACAGTTATGACCTTAAAAGCGGCTTTGGGGTAGCCATCAACAGCTTCCAAGAGTCCAATATGAAAATCAAAACCAGCGACATTTCCTTTTTTTATTCCTACAAACTACAACTGGCCGAGGATTGGGTCTTTCGTTTTGGTGGACAAGCCGCAATCGTTCAGCGAAGTGCTGTACTAGACAACCTTGTTTTTGGTGACCAAATTGACATCTTTGCCCAGAACATCAATCCGGTCACATTGGATGATGTTCCAGACTTTGAACCTTATAATTACCTTGACCTTTCATTTGGAGCCTTGGTGCATAATGAATATTTCTTTTTGGGAGCCGCAGCCCACCATATCAATCAACCTGGTTTAAGCTTCTATCCCGATGAATCTTTGGGCACACTTCCTGTTAAATGGGGAGGCCATGGAGGGATCAATTTTCCTTTGGGAGCAAATGATTATTTCGGTTCCAAATTTGATAATCAGGCTACTGTTATGGCCAGCTACAAGCAACAGGGTCCCTTTAAGCAATTGGACATCGGCACCCAATTACTCTATGGATCCGTTATTGGAGGACTGAGCTACCGCGGAATCCCAGGGACCCGAGGAAATGCCAATCATGATTCTTTAATATTTCTACTGGGAACCAAACTGGAATCGGGTATTGTGATCGGCTACAGCTATGATTTTATGCTGTCCAATATTGGGAGTCAGACCAAAGGTGCCCATGAAATATCCCTGCGCTATCTATTCCTTTGGGGCAACCCCAGGGACAGAAATAGAAGGTCCAGAATCAACGATTGTTTTTATTATATGATGTAA